A window of Bacteroidales bacterium genomic DNA:
TTCAGCAAGCACTGCTCAAGTTGCTTGAAGGAGCTATTATTAATGTCCCTCCCCAGGGAGGAAGAAAACATCCTGAGCAAAAATTCATCCAGGTAAATACGCAAAATATACTATTTATATCAGGCGGCGCTTTTAATTCGATCGACCGGATCATTGCTTCCAGGCTCAGGACTAACATTATTGGATATCAATCAAAGGATCAGGAGGCATTTGACCGGGAGAACATGTTGCAGTACATCTCCCCTTCTGATATCAAAAAATTTGGGATGATACCTGAGATTGTAGGCCGTTTCCCGGTTTTGACATACCTCATACCACTTGACCATAATACCCTCAAGCGGATATTGACTGAACCTAAAAATGCCCTCATTAAACAATTCACAAAGTTATTCAGGATGGATAACATCGATTTGGTATTTGAAGATGATGCTCTTGAATTTATTGTTGAAAAAGCCACAGAACATAAATTAGGCGCCAGGGGCCTGCGATCCATTATCGAAGCAATCCTCACTGACGCTATGTTCGAGCTTCCATCAAAGGGAAAGACCAAATCCTTGAAAATAACCTGTAAATACGCTGAACAGAAATTCGGCAAATCTGGTTTATCCCGGCTTAAAGTGGCCTGATTCATGGGCTGGCATAATTATTGGACTCCGGCAGCAAATATATGCTGAGATTTTTTTTAATAGCTGTTTCCCTATTTATTTCAATTCTTGCCTTATCCCAGGAACAAGATGGTATTATTGTTTATGGAAAAATAGTAGATGGTGATACTATTGCCGTCATACCTCTCAGGGAAGTGAATATTTTTTCATGGAAAATGCTTGATAATAAAGAAGAAAGAAAGCTAACCAGGTTGATGAAAAACGTCAAGATCGTTTACCCCTATGCACGGCTGGCAGGGATTAAACTGGTAGAGTACGAGGAAGTTCTTTCACAAGCGCCAGACGATCAGGCAAGAAGAAAGATTATGAAAAAGCTTGAAGAAGAGCTTAAGGCTGAATATGGTCAGGAATTGAGAGATTTGACGGTCACACAGGGCAAAATTTTGTTGAAATTGATTGATCGGGAGACCGGTGAATCCTCTTATAACCTGGTTACTGAGTTCAGGGGAGAATTCAGGGCTGTTTTTTACCAGGCATTTGCCCGGCTTTTTGGCTTGAATATGAAGCTTAAATATGATCCGGAAGGTGAAGACCGTGATATTGAATATATCGTAAAGATGATTGAGAGCGGTCAATTGTAATGCCGGGGTATTTTTTCACTTTCCCCTTCCCTGTAACACAATCAATACTGTATAGATCAGGATTTTAAAATCCATGGCCAGTGACATGTTCTCAATATATAGCAGGTCGTATTTTAACCGTTCAACCATCTGTTCGATATTTTCAGCGTACCCGTATTTCACCTGTCCCCAGGAAGTTATTCCCGGTTTTATTTTAAAAAGCAGCCTGTATTCCGGCGCTATTTCAACAATCTGGTCTATATAAAACTGGCGTTCAGGACGGTATCCGACAAGAGACATATCTCCCTTCAAAACAGAAAAAAACTGTGGGATTTCATCGAGCCTGACTTTTCTGAGATACCTGCCAAACCGAGTGATGCGGTCATCATTCTTTGTAGCTAATTGCGGTCCGTCTTTTTCAGCATCAGAAAACATTGACCTGAATTTGTGCATCTTAAAAGTATGGTCATGAATGCCAACTCTTTTCTGAGAGTAAATAACTGGTCCTCTTGAACTGAATTTGACGCCGACAGCAACAAAGACGAAAACAGGAAAAAGTAGTGTGAGAGCAATTAAAGCTGCCACTATGTCGATCAACCGCTTCATTGATTGCTGCCACGGTGGCATGAGATCCTGGGAAATCTGGATTAGCGGATACTGCCAGATTGAAGACATCTTTACCATCCCCATCAGGTAATCCTGCATATCCGGGATAATTTTGATAACTACTTCAGCTTCCTCAAGAATAGTCAGGATATTTTTAATAGTCTCCCTTTCCGATCTTTCAATGGCAAGAATTACTTCTTCTACATTATAATCCTGAATGATCTGTTTCAGGTCCTGGAGTTTTCCCAGGTGAGGCAGGTATTTACCAATCTTGTATTTCTCATATCCAACAACATTGACAAAACCAGTAAACTTATTGCCTGATGGCATGACCTGTCTTTCTATCTCTTCATAAATCTTGATCGCATTGCCATTGCTTCCAACGATGATAGTATTAAAGCCCAGTTCCCTCCGGTGAATTTTTCTGACGGTTCCGGTGGTAATGATCAGCCTGAATGTGTAAGTCAGGCCAAAATGAAACAGGTACAAGAAAACAAATAATTGATAGTAAGATTTATACGTAATTATAACGTCATCAAGGATCAAAGCGAAGAAAATGATTATTACCCCGACCAATGAAATGAAGGATGTCTGGCTAAGTTCCTTCAGCCTTGATTTCCGGAAAATCTTATTGACATTGTATGTTCCAAGTATAATATACAAGATGATCCAGAAAAAAGGAACGATAAGGCTGCCAAGATAGAAATTCCTGTCTTTAAAAATATCCGACAAGTGATCCAGGACGGTAGGTTCAATAGAGAATTTCCTGTAAATGAAGAACAATGACCATGCTAACATAGCAGCCAGCACATCAGCAACCAAATACTTAAAAACCTGTAACTTTTTGTTCATTAAAGATTTGGTCTGGTTACCAGTTTAATGTTATCGAGCATGATAAACCCATTGCCGGTCAAGTCAACCATTTGTGCCTCCATGTATATTTTATAATTCACAGCATCAATAGTTTCATTAACAATCGGTGTGAAATTAACATAAATTTTATTCCAGTCATCAGATGGATTAATAATAAGGAAAGGCCTTTCCTCGATAGTATTATCCATTAACTCAATATAAACTCCGACAACAAATGGAATATTGTTCCGGTAGTTTAGTTCAAGAAAAATAAAGTCACCCCTGTCAATCACAAACCCTTCGCCATTCCCGTCGTCAGAAACCAATTGCAGGTATTTTCTGTTGTCATCCAGGTAGCTGATCCCGGAATATTGAGAAAATTCATCGATAAATGCTCCTTGCCCACCTGCCGGCTCGGTACGAATGATCCCGGTATCGCTGTCTTTTGATTTCACTATAGCGAGGCTTGCATCCTCAAAATCCTCCATCCAGACAAACTCTGCATTGCTAAAGTATGAAGCCGTGCCGGAAGCGGTAACGATACTATCAATAATAAAATTAAAATCGCTGATAATGACAGGTTCTATACAAGGATAAGGTGCACGGGTTTCGGAAATCCCATTAAGCTGGATCCCGGGCCTTATCTCGAGTTTATGCTTCCCTTCAACAAGCACCGGGATTGTAAATGGCATTTCAAATCCACCGACTAAATCATCATCAACATAAATCCATGCATCGACAAATTTTTGATTATTTGTGCCTTGCACGGCATTATCAGTAGAAAATTCTAATGAATCAATTCTTAAGTAGGAAGGAATAGTCTGATCACCTTCAAATTTATCACATCCCATCAGAAAAAGTGCTGCCATTATTAACGGGAACCAACAGTAAGAAGGCAAATTTACGGCTATCTTCAGGCAGGGAGATTTCATTGATTATAGTCAGGCTTTAAAAACGACCGGGATTTCTATTTATTGCTATAAAATAAAGAGATGGTGTAGAATTAAAGTGCCATTCCGGTTGGTAATTCCTGCATTTTCCCCAGGATCTGATAAGCTACATTCAGGGCATCGTAACCATCATTGATGGTAACAGGCGGTGTAGTATTATTAACAATAGCATGATAGAAACTTTCCAGTTCTTTTTTTATAGCATTCAGATTAATAATTTCCGGTTTCTCAACGGATATCTGTTTCTTTCCTCTTTTTTCTCCAAGGTCTATGATCATTGCTAACGGATCGGCATTTATTTCCGGTGGATCGGAAATACGGATAATTTCTACATCTTTTTTCAGAAAATCAACTGCCACATATGCATCACGTTGAAAGAAACGGGCTTTTCTCATGTTTTTCATGGAAATCCGGCTTGCAGTCAGATTTGCCACACAACCATTGTCAAATTCGATCCTGGCATTTGCTATATCCGGTGTATCACTGACAACAGCCACCCCACTGGCGAAAATTCTCTTAATACCCGACTTAACCACGCTCAGGACAATATCGATGTCATGAATCATCAGGTCGAGAATAACCGGTACGTCAGTCCCTCTCGGGTTGAATTGCGCCAGTCTGTGAGCTTCAATAAACATCGGCTTGTTGATATAGGGCTGCGCGGCAAGAAAAGCAGGGTTAAAACGCTCAACATGACCTACCTGGACTTTAACGTTTGCCTCATCAGCAAATACCATGAGCTGCCTCGCCTTTTCCGGCGTGGTAACCACTGGTTTCTCGATAAAAACATGACGGGCTTTTTTTAAAGCCCTTGATGCACAGTCGAAATGGGAAATCGTCGGGGTCACTATGTCTACTAAATCCACTGCGTCTATCAGTTCATCAATACTTGGATAATGCTTAACACCGAATTCCTTTCCGACCTGGGAGGCCGTTTTCTCATCAGCATCATAAAATCCCATCAATTCGTATTCTTTTATTTCAAGGATACATTTAATATGGATCTTTCCTAAATGACCGGCCCCAAGCACTCCTATTTTCAGCATAAATAATATATTTTGTGCAAAAGTAATTTTTTTGGCTTAAAACATCACACCATTCGCGTGTCATCTTAATGCAGTATTTATTATTTTCGCTGCCGTTACCAATCATCACTAACGAGTTGTTAACTGCAGGGTATGGTTCAGGATTCATTCCGGCATAAAGGATTAAGGAAAAAACTGGTCGAAACGCTCCGTCAAAAGGGAATTACCGATGCAAATGTTTTGCAGGCTATCAATCGCGTTCCCAGGCACCTCTTCCTTGATTCCTCCTTTCTTGAATATGCTTATCAGGATAAAGCTTTTCCTATCGGATCCGGCCAGACCATATCACAACCATTCACGGTTGCTTATCAGACGCAATTACTCCATGTCCTGCAGGATGATAAAGTCCTCGAAATAGGTACCGGGTCCGGGTATCAATCCTGTGTCCTGCTTGAAATGGGAGCAAAAGTATTCACCATCGAACGGCAGAAAAAGCTGTTTGAAAAAACTAAATCCTTTCTTCCCACCATAGGATATAATCCTAAAATGTTTTACGGAGATGGCTATAAAGGATTGCCCCCTTACGCACCTTTCGACAAGATCATTATCACAGCGGCCGCTCCCGAAATTCCACAGGAACTGATTACCCAACTGAAAGTCGGCGGCATCCTTGTTATTCCTGTTGGTCCCATGGATGTGCAAACTATGGTGACCATTCAAAAAATCAGCTCAAATGAAATAATCCGGCTGGAGCATGACAAGTTCCGGTTTGTGCCCATGCTGGGGAATAAAGCGAAAGACTGACCTGCTTTTTTTTTCTGATTGAGGATAGTTGAATTTAAATTTCGTTAATTTTTTGTTAATTGGATTGGCTGGTGTTTCCATCTGGTTTGAAATTGATAACTTTGAACCATCATGGAGATGAACGAAATATTGGATAAACTGCCGCATCACCTGATGCAACTTGTGATCGACCAGCCTTACAATGGGTATACTTCACAGGATCATGCAGCCTGGCGTTATGTCATGCGTCAGAATGTGCGTTACCTGGGCAGGGTTGCGCATGGCTCGTATCTCGACGGATTGAAACAAACCGGTATCTCTATCGACCAAATCCCTCACATGTATGGGATGAACCGGATTTTGAAGGAGATAGGCTGGGCTGCAGTGGCTGTGGATGGATTCATTCCCCCTGCAGCTTTCATGGAATTTCAGGCTTACAATGTATTGGTTATAGCAGCCGATATTCGTCCGATTGACCAGATTGAATACACTCCGGCGCCGGACATCATTCATGAGGCTGCCGGCCATGCGCCTATTATTGCCGATCCTGTGTATGCCGAATATCTCAGATTGTTTGGTTGGATTGGCTCTCGCGCATTTTCATCCGGAAGGGATTACGAAATCTATGAAGCTGTACGCCATCTGTCCATTCTGAAAGCTGATCCTTATACGTCTCTTGAAGCTATACTTCAGGCTGAAAAAGAGCTCGCCGAAGCAGAAGCCATACAGGAAGCGCCATCTGAAATGGCCCAGATCAGGAACCTGCATTGGTGGACCGTTGAATATGGCTTGATAGGAGACCTGAAAAATCCAAAAATTTATGGCGCCGGCCTGCTTTCCTCCATAGGTGAAAGCTATTCATCATTGCAACCGGAAGTTAAAAAGCTCCCCTATACTATTGAGGCCGTTAATTATAATTTTGACATCACGACACGCCAGCCGCAGCTTTTTGTCACACCTGATTTTCAACATCTCACAAATGTCCTTAATGAATACGCTGAAACTATGGCCTTGAATACCGGAGGAGTGGATGGCGTCATGAAAGCCATAGAATCGGGTTACACAGGCACCTGCGTTTATAGTTCCGGGTTGCAGGTTTCAGGCATTTTCCAGGAGTTAATCATTCACAGAAATTTGCCCGTATATATCCGGACTGAAGGGCCCACCCAACTTTGCTACAGTGACATACAATTGCCCGGGCAGGGAAAGGATTACCACAGCCACGGCTTCAGCTCACCGGTCGGAAAGCTTAAAAA
This region includes:
- the clpX gene encoding ATP-dependent Clp protease ATP-binding subunit ClpX, giving the protein MPRVSQKCSFCGRDRSEVNMLIAGIDAHICDACITQAQTILSEEFVHLKNGKVPEIELKTPAEIKKYLDQYVIGQEDAKRVLSVAVYNHYKRIMQSKDDDEVEIEKSNIMIAGETGTGKTLLARTISRMLKVPFAIADATVLTEAGYVGEDVESILTRLLQTADYDVAAAERGIVFIDEIDKIARKGDNPSITRDVSGEGVQQALLKLLEGAIINVPPQGGRKHPEQKFIQVNTQNILFISGGAFNSIDRIIASRLRTNIIGYQSKDQEAFDRENMLQYISPSDIKKFGMIPEIVGRFPVLTYLIPLDHNTLKRILTEPKNALIKQFTKLFRMDNIDLVFEDDALEFIVEKATEHKLGARGLRSIIEAILTDAMFELPSKGKTKSLKITCKYAEQKFGKSGLSRLKVA
- a CDS encoding DUF4294 domain-containing protein — encoded protein: MLRFFLIAVSLFISILALSQEQDGIIVYGKIVDGDTIAVIPLREVNIFSWKMLDNKEERKLTRLMKNVKIVYPYARLAGIKLVEYEEVLSQAPDDQARRKIMKKLEEELKAEYGQELRDLTVTQGKILLKLIDRETGESSYNLVTEFRGEFRAVFYQAFARLFGLNMKLKYDPEGEDRDIEYIVKMIESGQL
- a CDS encoding sugar transferase — protein: MNKKLQVFKYLVADVLAAMLAWSLFFIYRKFSIEPTVLDHLSDIFKDRNFYLGSLIVPFFWIILYIILGTYNVNKIFRKSRLKELSQTSFISLVGVIIIFFALILDDVIITYKSYYQLFVFLYLFHFGLTYTFRLIITTGTVRKIHRRELGFNTIIVGSNGNAIKIYEEIERQVMPSGNKFTGFVNVVGYEKYKIGKYLPHLGKLQDLKQIIQDYNVEEVILAIERSERETIKNILTILEEAEVVIKIIPDMQDYLMGMVKMSSIWQYPLIQISQDLMPPWQQSMKRLIDIVAALIALTLLFPVFVFVAVGVKFSSRGPVIYSQKRVGIHDHTFKMHKFRSMFSDAEKDGPQLATKNDDRITRFGRYLRKVRLDEIPQFFSVLKGDMSLVGYRPERQFYIDQIVEIAPEYRLLFKIKPGITSWGQVKYGYAENIEQMVERLKYDLLYIENMSLAMDFKILIYTVLIVLQGRGK
- a CDS encoding Gfo/Idh/MocA family oxidoreductase, encoding MLKIGVLGAGHLGKIHIKCILEIKEYELMGFYDADEKTASQVGKEFGVKHYPSIDELIDAVDLVDIVTPTISHFDCASRALKKARHVFIEKPVVTTPEKARQLMVFADEANVKVQVGHVERFNPAFLAAQPYINKPMFIEAHRLAQFNPRGTDVPVILDLMIHDIDIVLSVVKSGIKRIFASGVAVVSDTPDIANARIEFDNGCVANLTASRISMKNMRKARFFQRDAYVAVDFLKKDVEIIRISDPPEINADPLAMIIDLGEKRGKKQISVEKPEIINLNAIKKELESFYHAIVNNTTPPVTINDGYDALNVAYQILGKMQELPTGMAL
- a CDS encoding protein-L-isoaspartate(D-aspartate) O-methyltransferase, which produces MVQDSFRHKGLRKKLVETLRQKGITDANVLQAINRVPRHLFLDSSFLEYAYQDKAFPIGSGQTISQPFTVAYQTQLLHVLQDDKVLEIGTGSGYQSCVLLEMGAKVFTIERQKKLFEKTKSFLPTIGYNPKMFYGDGYKGLPPYAPFDKIIITAAAPEIPQELITQLKVGGILVIPVGPMDVQTMVTIQKISSNEIIRLEHDKFRFVPMLGNKAKD
- a CDS encoding aromatic amino acid hydroxylase; the encoded protein is MNEILDKLPHHLMQLVIDQPYNGYTSQDHAAWRYVMRQNVRYLGRVAHGSYLDGLKQTGISIDQIPHMYGMNRILKEIGWAAVAVDGFIPPAAFMEFQAYNVLVIAADIRPIDQIEYTPAPDIIHEAAGHAPIIADPVYAEYLRLFGWIGSRAFSSGRDYEIYEAVRHLSILKADPYTSLEAILQAEKELAEAEAIQEAPSEMAQIRNLHWWTVEYGLIGDLKNPKIYGAGLLSSIGESYSSLQPEVKKLPYTIEAVNYNFDITTRQPQLFVTPDFQHLTNVLNEYAETMALNTGGVDGVMKAIESGYTGTCVYSSGLQVSGIFQELIIHRNLPVYIRTEGPTQLCYSDIQLPGQGKDYHSHGFSSPVGKLKNSSSPLESLTDGDLQALGIANGEKVLLEFESGVKVEGRLDHVLRKEGKILIMVFSQCRVTFRERELFKPSWGTYDMAVGEKIVSAFSGPADPFAYELEYPVPKEKTHKIVHSQKAQRLHFLYQLIRDIREKDVIPDSLSGIWSEIKQDYPEEWLLPLEILELAMRKKEYHSLETEIRDYLINVKGADPELKRLIENGMLVSNSSEF